ataaactagctgcaccctggggcttcgctcccgtggaaatttcttttaataaagaaatgaatTTCATTTTAGGGGCTGAAATGATAactagttatataattatacgagttacattatataatcCTAATCACAATACGACCAATAGCTTCAAATCTGAGAAATTGGAATGGATACAGCCGCGAGACAGCCGATTACTGTAACACCCTATATTGCTATCGTTTTTCATCCATAATCCTAAAAAAAACTGTAGGGTAACCATTAGGGTAGCAACAACTCTAACtgatatatagaaaataaacagaaaattggTTTTTATATCTTCTTTACTTAGAACTTGAACGGAAATCTTATTGCCTCTTTTCTGTCCGACGGCGCTTTATTATGCTTTGGAAATTgctttttaaacatttttgttgcGTTCGACTTGACTCACATGTGTAGACTTTAGATGAGCACTAGTTAAATAAGAATGCTGTCATACTCTTTAGTGTTTAAGTactaatattaagttttttgtataatttttggcCATGTACTTTTGGCGAAATCGGTCGATTTCGGACTTGCCGACGAcctcaaaaattttatactcACTGGTTTTCTTACATATGtcttatgtattttatgtactttgttataatattagaaaaaaaaaatatgtaaaagacaataatggtaagccttATTGGTATGATAGGAACCAACATTGtccaaatgagtttctttcgccATTCATTTTCATCAGTGGCCGTTCCAAATTTACCTACTTTGTAATTTGAAGAAAAGACGTGAAAAAGTATGTGAAGCCCTCATGACtggaatagttttttttaaaataatctctTTCCAATTAAACATTACCATtccattttttcattttagcgGTATCTAAtacgcaaaaataaaatagcatttAATTACTTTCTTACTGATAAATCAAGCCTGAAACTTGGAAACTGAAAAAGGTTTCTGAACATGTATTGTACACACTATTTTTGACTAAGCGAACAAAAGTCTTTATTAGCTATTACATTAGGTTaggaaatttaatatttagataaaatatgtttaaatatataaatacatgcGGGAAGTAGTTTTGTTATGTAGATGGAGCGCCTATTTAAAGTTGCGATTGCTTGAATAGTAAAGTTTAGATTAGTCTGGTGCTCTAAATCATTAATCTTTGAGTAGTCTGCTTTTTCCTAGTTCTGGGAAGATTTGCATTAGTTGGGGCGGATCGAGTAAATGCTAATGTAGCGacaaatgttaaatatattcttgcaagttatatttatcaaaatattttgataaatataacttgcaagaatatatttattatacgcAGGGCTATTAAGCATATGCTTAATAGCCCTGCGTATAAACATTCATTTGCTCCaaaatatattctactcgtgtacgaaattttatcgaaattcgttctgtagattttgcgtaattgagtaacaaacattctcCCAATTAACCTTTCGTAATTAAAGTTTTAGTAGAATTGTAGCCCGTCTGTTTTAtgactatatttataatttaatgactatatttttaaatacaattaagtaatttgaaaatgtacCCCACATTTTTGGTCACATTTACCTTTATCTTCAGGTATGtgatgaaaagaaaaagtatacCTAATGGAGGTAATTAAAAGTGCATTATTCAACTTGATGGATGGCGTGTTTTGTTTGAGGATCTTTCACATACGTCACAATAATGATAACACAGAAGGATAACTTGCAAATATCTGACTGTGGCGCTTTCATGTCAAGAAGATCTTCTTCTGAACAAATGCTACGTAGCATGGCTCGCGCGATAGACAAGAGTCGTTTAAACTCACGCCATTTCTAACTAATTGCGAGCATGGGTCGCATGTCGTTAAGGATGTCGTTGAGCATGTCGtaaaggatgatatgcgtatCATAGTTGTCTTTGGGGAAAAATAAGGAACGCATTATATGATTTCCATCATCAGATGGAGGAGAAAAATAGGCCAGCGGACCACTGGCTCTCATGCTCTATTATacgattttcatattttcacatttacactgctgtgaaaatttcaaaagtaaCTCACATTTTTTccctaaaagaaaaaaatgttttaacctttttttttctataaaatatgtccaataggaatattttaaaatattcgagataaaagtttattataaaaaaagtgttcATTACGGACGTTCCTTATTTTTCCCCAAAGAACAACGATATATCTCTCACTTTTATAAACGAGTAATAAAACAGACAAAGCGTATAATGAGAACTCGAAATCGATAAAAAGGACcattctatatgtatataataccGTAATAGATCAAAGATTGTCTCCTGAAGTGCTAGCTTAATGACTTCCCTGTCCTCATAATGAATCACCAAGGTAGTAAATTTACTGATATCAGCCCCTTTGTTACATCTAGAGCAAATAAAAGGTGGAAATTGTGGAGATAGAACGTCCTACTGTTTTcgttttgtttgtaacttcGGACACAATGGTGTTACTATCGGTATTATGTTTTCTTCACTGTAGATAACGTGAGGCGTTATATGCAAGAAATTAAATAGAGAAGGTAAATAACACGTTAGAAGAAGACAAGAGCTTGCGATTAAGCGATGTTTAGGTTTTTTAAAAGGGTTTTGATAATGACAGTGTCTATTCTTCTTTTTGCTCATAGGTACTTATTGTGTTTGATAGGTTAATATTCgatataggtaagtattaaaacaaaaaagtttttaagtcaatagaaaaaataatacctatgtatgaTCCCTATAGATCATTAAAATTGCGCAACGGATTTCGGtgtgggttttttaaatagagtaATTCAAGAGGAAATGcgaggtgtataatttgttatgattttattcgatcgaagccgggatggggagctagtataaaatataacatgtaggcatatttttatagcgCTACCTTTTTGCCATTATCTGATTAGTCCTGGCTTGGCAGATAATACCTTATGATATATTAGCTTTTTAAGTTGtgcaatatcaaataaataattatttatttgtttgaactATATTAATTCTGAAATATATGAATGTCAAATGTcatctattatataaaaaattgaaggTTTTGTCGTAAAAATACTACgtctattttgaaataaaaatcctaTAAATCAAATCTTATGGCACCGGGAACCCTCTGTACCTTCCAGAGACACgacctgaataaataaatattctcacATCGCAACTCCTAGCGGGGATACAGAGCCCAGGTTAGGGCTGAGTAACGAAGAGTATACTTATAGTAGTAAAACCTTTCACACTTTAAATACGTAACTATATTTCAATGGGAGTTAGCacgaacattttatattattagctaTCGTTTCTTGTGAAGTTACACTCACTCTGGTCAGCAACAAAGAAGGGTTTACTCTCAgtatttttccaatttcttCCCAAGAAGTGGGCGTGGCGTAAACCCATcaagaattaaatataaatataataagttaatggataaacattattacatacatacatggtTAATATTAAGTTCtgttaatttaacattaagaTCGGTCCATTTATCCTTACACATTATTTAGTCTGTTTGCctgtacgcgataaactcaaaaactattggacggatttttgtacggttatcaccaatagatagtgtaattcttgaggaaggtttaggtgtatattttattatgttatacccgagtgaagccgggacgagcagCTGGTTGAGAATAAAACActgttaaaatgtatttctcCATGAatcataagaaaaaaaaacgttcaTTTTACTTTGCCTTTTGGttgaaattattgaatttgatTCGTTCGTTCCGTTCCGTTGCCAGAGAGCACTAGAATTTAACGAGTTTTGCTTCAAGTGTCCTTCAgagcaattattattatccgTCTCCGTCCCTAACTTGTACAAGTGAATTTCCGTAACTTTTAATTGTTCTTTCCATATAAATGTACGcaaaaataccttttatattatttctaaattaaagtTCGCAATCTTGGGTAACCTATTTCAtttttcccggttgcattcggtGTTGTGAAGCTGAGAAGCCAggttagcgtaaaaataaccttttagtgttgaagattcgactatgattttacaacctgcCGTCcggaaatttatataatatatttccttGGAAATATAGTGTATCAGTAGTGTGATCgtgtgtaatataatttagtaatgAGGTAGGAATATAGTGCgtgttacattttatataaccaATATATATAGTTGAAAAAGTtaacatttcaattaatttcagaaataaaataatttagattatcTCTTGCTGtgaaattcttaaaaaaatgattaggaatttttatgatttgtcTAAAGAATCTACgattttttgtaaagaataaaaaggCCACTAATGATCAAATACAAAAGTAAGATCACATATCTCTAAATATATGGTTtcattacaaaagaaaaactttaggTGGCAGGAAAGTAAGGCTTAACAAATTTGGACTTTTCTTTAGTTTACGAGTATTGCGCGGACTTTACACGGGAACTTCTCGATGCGCTAGTGAAATATTCAGCTAGTTAGAAAACCGCACAAACTCCGCGGACACGAAAGAATCGATACCTATACAAATAGGGTTACCccatgataaaataaaaataatattaaaatcccTAGGTTTTAAGACTGtcgtttaataaataattttgacgacctccgtggcctaacgGTCATCAACGACTGCTACACTGGGGGTCCTGCGTTCCTGGTCAGGTCAagattaaaaatcaaatgttcagattgacctgggttctggatgtttatctatatttgtatatgatataaatatactgtagttgagttagtaaacacaagtttcgaacttactttgaggccaATTGAATCTGTATGATCTgtccatatatgtatatttattattatttaatgaaaaatacatattaataaaattggtcGATAATACGTGTGCCGTGCCGTCTAAAGTTGTGAAATTACATGAAGTTCGTAAAAagatatctatataatatttttttttctaatatctttaaaaataaatgtactagTGTTGGTAACCCTATAGGGAGTTTTGGAGCCAAACCATTTTAAGTAGTCAAAGAAATTTGCTTCAAAGTAAAACTAGGAAATAAACAAAGCcactaagtaaatattttatgtatttttgtcagGAATCCGGAATAAGCAAAGAGTGTTAGTTTTGCAAATTAATATCtcattaattttgacaaaactggttttatttgtatagtaAATATAGCTTGTAAGAGAaagttataacaaacaaacatgacACAGTTTATCCATGAAATTGTACAAAACTTGTTGAAATAGTTGCCTTTCAGCAATATTCATCTGATTTTTACGTTCTTGTCAATCTTGTTCGATCAGTCCTTTCAGTTCGCATGCGGCCTATATAATGCCGATGTCAATCTTAGGACAACCACCCTTTATTCCGTGTTATGTGATTGGATTTATCTGTATTTCTAAAACGAaacaaacattgttttaaGATCTTTCtcttcataaaaataagtttattttaaaagtagaaACAATTTATCGAAAAATAAAgcctaaatattttgttccaaACGAATTCTTAACATTTGAATATACGAGTAGAAGCCTGATAAACAATTCATTCATCTTCACGTGAATTAGCTGGTTGATTGTAGTTTTGAATTCGATAATTTATTGCGAATTTGCTATTTTTGAGATTTGATTCGAACTCAATGAGAATAATTGAAATTGGCCTGTACAACGAAGTGGTATCAGACAAAGGACAAAATCACTGGAGCCGATAAACCCTGTCATGCCGCCGGCTCCAAATTACATCTGACGGTCTACAAAGGTTTTCTCTCAGCTTGAGAATCAGAAATCAGGTCGAATCCACTAGTTTTTTCCGAAGACTAGCTAGTTTTAATCTCGGCGGAGTtcgttctatttatttatttctattgccAATTGTTTTACTACGTGTATTATGAAGAGCGTAACCAGTTGGCGATGCAAAGCATAATGATATAGGAAAAAGTATAATGGATTGTACTCCACTGACAAAAGCCTAGCTCTTTCgttttgatgatgatgagctTTATTctatgtgattttttaaagtcatttttgaaaatttgtttttttataaaaggtTACATTTTAAGAGACTATaagtagtataattttaaactatagtAGTAGTAATAAGTGCTTAATGCATTTGAAGGCGGTCTATTTTGTTACAACTTGTGAATTTTTTACTCTAAAAccgacaaaaaaataaaatcgacattattttgtttgaggtataaaagtttatttgaatGAAGTCATTTGGCTCGGCTGCGCTGAAGCCAGGTTTAGGTCATAGAGGTTAGTATTTCAGAACAAAGAATGAGCCATGAAACTTTTTCTTTGGCACTGGAGAGGCACAGCGACCCGCaccaaaaaatctaaataatatgttcTGTAGATCTCTATGAACATTGTAAATGAAAACTGAACACATTACCAACCACATAATCTTTTTCcaattagattttttgtcatgtcaacttttttatattttttattatatttgattttggaGGTACCAAAATTAAATCTGCGCTTTGACTTCCAGTCATGTGAGCTGGGATATTTTTCGTCATAGACCTAGGGGTCTATgacatgtatataatatgtaacaaatgtaaaaactgtaactttatttttttaccgaaTAAAgcatttctttctttcttttccaaCACGCGAATATAACTTTgtcatcaaaacaatattgatgatgattttttatatttatactaaaagtataatttttggtggtaagaatattattgaattgatGTTTGCTACTTACggaacttttttaaatacatttaaaactaaGAAAGAGATTTGGTAAATTCTGTATTATTTCGTCCCCAGAAATTCCAGAACAGAAGCATTCAAGTAAAATTACATAGTAACGTGACGCTTACCCTTTTACTGCCAAAAGATCGGGGAAATGAAGTTCTTTTTATTGCTCTCAGTTTTACAACCGTGGTACATAATAGGTGTATTCGTAGCGAGGAACTTCGGAATTCTTAAAGTTATTACAGGGTCGACTATTTTCTCGGCTGACCTTTTACATCCCAAAAATAGgtcattaaaaattctatgGTGCCTAGTCCGAGTGtgttctatttataaattattatcacatttttattgagatataatgaatttattttaaaagcgaaagtttgttaagCGCTTGGAGTTACGCGCTAAATAACGACTTATCAGCATGTCTAAGTGTCAAACTTGTCTGGAAGTGGTAGATAGAACCGACTGTTGAGTGTTACATAGTtgtagaaaaagaaatatgaaaagTGATATGGTATGGAGtgaatgaaaactactttagCGACGTTGtacactttttgtgatgggtaaaaaaattttaactcgcgtcaggacacgtgacactgaccgaaaattcgtaagacgtcaaaagtgcacaacgttaatattcaagttttcacttttgcCGGCAATCCGGAGTGCAACacgtttttttcttttttttctttcttgttgATCTGTGAATTAAGGATATCGGGACCGTAATCTtctcacaaaaataaaagaacgtCACTtcaaagaataaatatatttattatttgagacCATAATATCCTGGCCTTTGTTCATCAATCCAGTCATATAAGTCTCTTGCTGTGCTGTTCCTGCCAGTGAGGCCCAGAGCGAAGTAAAAGGTGTACGGAAACCAGTCAGTCTCGAAGTAAATCGAGATGTTGTAACCGCCGACACCATCGATTTTCGGAGTGTAGAATCTATTCGGGAGTAACAACCGGGCACACATAATCGTACAGTAAATACCCGCCGATaactaaaacaatatattaaaaaaatatatcagttaTTCCGTTAATGTAGGTgctacatttttcttttaatttgtatCAGGAAGTCATATACAGTATATGACAGCAAGTAAGGGAAAAGAACATACGTCTAAGTTGACATGCATTTTTCCTGGAGGGTCAGCGTTGACCTGAAACTTCTCCACATAAAACATAACGTAGCGCCGTTGTTTTTTGACACTTTTAAAACAAACGTTCCCGGTCAAGAATTCTCGCGAACTCCATCCAGTTCGCTGTTTTCTCCTCTTCCTTAAATAATGCCCTTTTTTAACGGACATACCTGAAAAATACGGTAGTTAGTAGTTAGTAgcggaataaaataaaatatgaatgtatttacataatgaaacacgataattaaatatactttacatttaatactttttaattctcATTAAGGTAGTAgagttataattaaaacgctttttgacTGCATTTGTGACATCACTTGTGCCCattgtcatacaagctccgtatattttttgtttttgacacatggaaaaaaatatctgatttgCCTTGATGGCAACTACGATTTATTGGTACTCAGTGCTCTCTCGTCTTCGCGTGTTCTTGGTTACATTCACAGCTGTGAAGCCCTAAAACCCAGGGTGCACATGAAAAAATACCATATACctcctgacgtcaactctctttgggaatgctaatgTCGCTGTTGCatcaaataattgaattagaAGAGTGAATTGGTACATTACagaattaaatgaaaacaGTTTACATACCGAAAAAAAGaagattacataaataaatactcaccGGTCCCAGTTGAAGCGAGTTTGAAGTTATGCGGATACGGTTTAGGCAGTTCATGTGCAGTTACGACATTTATGATCCACGAGACGTAGGGGTAGACGTCGATGAAGAGGGGGGGTTCCTTGATGAGCCGCCGGCGCATGGTGCGGCGGGAGCAGGCGCCGCCGCCGGCTGCGACTCCGATCAGCTCGAAGGTGCCGTCCATGCAGTGGCTGAGCACGGGCGCGCCGGGCCGCACGCCGCAACCGGACGTGCAGAGCACGTGAGTCACACCCTCGCTGCCAAGTTTCTgaaccaattttattttcaggggACTTAATGCGAATCATAGGATATAGTCCGGGTTATCCTCATTAACACAAAGTCATGATGCGGCGTGGTGCGAcgcaaaaatatcaaatttatgaatatgtattagtgtttgtttttttttaattatatcctTACTTTTACACTAATAttgtgaaagtctgtctgtctttctgtctgtcacgctttcacggttaaaatttgatttttattaaatgtgaaataaatagaatgaaTGACCCGAGGTCATACTTAGGCTACCTATCTAGCTAGTAGTCTGTATCTGTATAAACTTACTATTACGTAAAAAGTTTGTGCTGCCGACCGCTTGGAATTATTGGGAAGTGAAACAAGTGCGATAGTAGGCATCGTGCTACATAATCTTCATAGGTAACATACCGATTTCATTCGATGTTTCTGACACTCTTTATGTGTATATAGACGCAATGACTTCTTGGCCATTCTTTCAGAATCGAAATCTCTAGGTACCGctgtaacaaaattatcaaGTTTCATATATGATAAATAAGGTATACGAAGTTATTTGCCATTGAGACATAATGTAAACAAGCAAATAATGACCTGGATCATACGTTGATCTAAtggaaacataaaataaaaccaaaaa
This DNA window, taken from Plodia interpunctella isolate USDA-ARS_2022_Savannah chromosome 2, ilPloInte3.2, whole genome shotgun sequence, encodes the following:
- the LOC128677794 gene encoding uncharacterized protein LOC128677794, yielding MNAITKRCFHSTRNNSVLKWTTMGSHGLFVLTIFSCFSRNLILAILEDFALCHQDITLKPTDGILKIHSFKWLGFVQYIHTTTGLPHHSKAPRVVLVQREFVLGTATDMLHLPKNYKLGNVIFGDYEQEETDCDLSKLQIKSGMRCQRAYMEMPYSIILPHPEFSRFGVGNSLALVKLLRPLKSNYMTPICLPSLVERERKKKSKVVFMVDYLSPVPRDFDSERMAKKSLRLYTHKECQKHRMKSKLGSEGVTHVLCTSGCGVRPGAPVLSHCMDGTFELIGVAAGGGACSRRTMRRRLIKEPPLFIDVYPYVSWIINVVTAHELPKPYPHNFKLASTGTGMSVKKGHYLRKRRKQRTGWSSREFLTGNVCFKSVKKQRRYVMFYVEKFQVNADPPGKMHVNLDLSAGIYCTIMCARLLLPNRFYTPKIDGVGGYNISIYFETDWFPYTFYFALGLTGRNSTARDLYDWIDEQRPGYYGLK